Proteins from one Methanobacterium sp. genomic window:
- a CDS encoding isoprenylcysteine carboxylmethyltransferase family protein — MKQELAGLVKKSIVRLVLGIVLIGIFVFFPAGSFSFWNGWLYLTTILALISYGFIWMYKYDPKLLERRLRSREKESTQVVFIVFSSLLILGIFILPGLDYRYSWSRVPLVVVGIAELLFIISYLLMLRVMKENRYASRVIEVEEAQKVVDIGMYSIVRHPMYMAMSVFYMSTSLVLGSYVGLIPGVLLPFLLTIRIKNEEKVLEKELKGYKEYKEKVKYRMIPYIW; from the coding sequence ATGAAACAAGAGCTTGCTGGTCTAGTTAAGAAAAGTATTGTTCGCTTAGTTCTTGGAATAGTGCTTATTGGAATATTTGTATTCTTTCCTGCGGGTAGTTTTTCCTTTTGGAATGGATGGCTCTATCTCACAACCATTCTAGCATTAATATCATATGGCTTTATATGGATGTATAAATACGACCCAAAGCTTTTAGAAAGAAGACTACGTTCTCGGGAAAAAGAATCGACACAAGTTGTATTCATAGTGTTCTCATCACTATTGATATTAGGAATATTTATATTACCTGGCCTGGATTATAGGTATTCTTGGTCTCGGGTTCCTCTTGTAGTCGTAGGCATAGCAGAACTTCTATTCATTATAAGCTATCTATTGATGCTGCGGGTAATGAAAGAGAATAGATATGCATCAAGGGTTATAGAAGTAGAGGAAGCACAGAAAGTAGTAGATATAGGGATGTATAGTATAGTACGACATCCTATGTATATGGCTATGAGCGTATTCTATATGAGTACATCGCTAGTATTAGGATCTTATGTTGGATTGATTCCTGGGGTACTACTGCCATTCTTACTAACGATACGGATAAAGAACGAAGAGAAGGTATTGGAAAAGGAACTGAAAGGGTATAAGGAATATAAAGAAAAAGTAAAGTATAGAATGATACCATATATATGGTGA